TTAAAATCATTCAAGAAACTGATTTCAGCATATGACCGGGTAGTAAGCATGTCAGCCACATCCTGCCATTTGTCATTTTCCATCGCATAGGCGATGTTGGTGCTTCCATACAATGCCCCCGTTTCCCCAATTGGTGAATAGGTGCTTCCTGCCGTGGAATTGTATATTGTGCCATCTTCGGGATGAGTTCTGTAACTGCCGTCTTCATTGTAAGCATATACGGGAACAATGGGGGCAAACCCGTTGATAAACCTAAATACGTTCCCTTGGTTAGAGCCGGCGTTTCTTCCCCAGGTGGTACCCATTTTGTCAGTGGAAGTTCTGGAAAACCCAACATTGGCTCCTACTTTTAACCATTTGAATAGCTGAGAGTTTATGGTTGATCTGCCGCTGAACCGGTCAAATTTTGAATTGCTGATATAAGAAGGGTCAGACAGGTAACCAAGAGATACGTAATAATCAACCTTATCGGTTCCTCCGTTGGCTGAAATATTGTATTCCTGCCTGAAGTTCTCGTTTAACAGTACTTTGTCGAATGTGTCGTTATACAGAAGTTCAGCTTGGGGATTCAATCGTCCGTCGGTGCCTACCAGATAGGCACCCGTCATTGTTTTGGCGGGAATTCCGCTTACGTTTGTTTCATCTACATAAACTGCGCCCGGAACGCGGTATGCCATGTAGTTTCCAAATCGATTTGTCCCAAATGTCGATTCTTTATTAATGTAGTTGAACAGATGCTGGCTGGCAAATTCTGCCGCCTGCTCATGTGAATAATTGGGGTTGTTTACATTGGTGGTCCAGTTTTGCGGTTGTCCTGTACCGTTTACCCCATAACGGTATGAGTTATAAATCGATTTCCATGCAAATTCATAAAAATCTTTTGCGTTATCAATCTTTCCCAGGTCAAATGGCCCCACGGAATTGAAACCTGCTTTGGCAGAAAATGAGATATTGGTTTTACCTGATTTTCCCCTCTTGGTAGTGACAAGCACCACACCGTTTGCACCACGGGAACCGTATAGTGCCGTAGATGCCGCATCTTTTAATACCGTGATGCTTTGAATATCGTTCGGATTGATGGTTGACAGTGGGTTGTCGCTTTGCGCGGGTACTCCGTCAATCACAACCAGCGCTACAGAACTGTTTAGGTTTGCCGACCCCACACCGCGTACACGTATACCCATATCCATACCGGGCTGGCCGTCTACAGAAGAAACCTGCAAGCCTGCTACAGCGCCTTCAAGAGCGCGGGATACCGTAGATACCGACTGAGAGGATACGATTGAACCGTCAACGGCGGAGATTGCTCCGGTTAAGTCCTTCTTTTTGGCAGTACCGTATCCAATCACCACCACTTCATCCAACGCTTGTGTGTCTTCCATCAGGATGATGTTGAAATTGGATTTGCCTGCAGTTTGGATTGTTTGATTGAGGTAGCCGATATAGGTAATGGTGATTACCGCGTCGTTCGCTACAGTTAAGGAAAAGTTGCCATCTATGTCCGTAATGTTTCCGTTGGTGGTGCCTACCTCCAGGATATTCGCGCCAATTACAGGTATGCCTGCATTATCCACCACTGTCCCGGTAATTTTCCTTTTCTGTTGCTGTGCATCGGCAAGTCCTTCTGCTACTCCTTCTGCTCTCTTGGAGAGGAGGATGTGATTGCCTTCCAACGCATAATTGACGTCTTTATTTTTTAAAAGTGCATGGAGTACATTGGAAACAGCTTGTTGTTTGGATTTTACCGATACCTTCTCGTTCGTATCTACCTCGTCGCTGTAGATGAACAGATAATCGGTTTGCTTTTCAATCTCGTTTAATACTTCTTTGAGTGTTACGTTTCGTTTATTGATCGTCACCCTGGCATTTTGAGTGTAGCTCATTTCGGCCATAGAGCAAAAGATGCAGGTAAACAATAAAATAAAGGTTGTTCGCATAATCAATAAAAAATGTTTAATGGGCACTTTTTCGGTTAAATGATTACCCAATGAATAGTTTTTCTTCATACATTTGTAATTGTTTTTAGTTAATACATTGAATATTTCTTGGTTGTGTTGACGAAAACGCATAATCGGTGAGCGTTGCAGCGCTTGCCGATTCTTGTTTTCCAGGTGGTCTGTAATTCGTTTATCTCATAGGCACACGTGTTTTAGTACGTTTTATCTTATATAAATTGTTCCTGTTTCTTCGTTTCTTTCGTAAGTGAACCGGATGCTTCTTTGCAGCACCCGCAATGCATAATCAACACCGTCGGATTGACGGAATTTTCCAGTGTATGTGTGTTGCGGTAACTTTTTCGAATCGATTTGAATTTTTATATCGAAATATTTTTCGAGGGATAAAAGAATCTCTTCTAACTGTTTATTATTAAATGCGATCAGGCCGTTTCTCCAGAGGTATTCGTCGGTATCTTCTATTTTTGACACAACTAATAATCCATTGTTGCTCAGAACTGCTTTTTCGTTTGGTTTTAAAGCCGCGAGTTTAACCTCATTTTTGTAAATCTCCACACCTCCTTCAAAAAGACTCGTTTCGAAAGAATTGAATCGCGAGTATGCTTCAACATTAAACGATGTGCCGGTAACACGTACATCCCCCTGGCCGGTTTTTACTATAAACGGTTTTTTTTCGTTTTTGCTAACATCGAAATAGGCTTCACCGTTCAGGTATACCGTTCGGTTTTTCTTTGAAAATGAGGACGGATAGCGAAATTCGGTATTCGAATTGAGCCATACGTTAGAATTATCGGCAAGGATGAGGTTGATACGTTGGCCGGGCGGTACAAATAGGGTGTTGTACGGTCCGGTTGAATCTTTCCCGATGAGCAAGTATAATCCGCTAACGATGAGCAGCAGGGCTATAGCCGCTGCAGCTCCTGTTGCCCATGGCGACAGCAAGACCTTCCTTTTTTGTTTTAATGAGGTCCCTCGTGTGGTTAATAAGATTGCATCATAGACTTTTCGTTCTTGAAAGAATACACGATGATTGGCTTCAGAAGCATCAAGCCATTGCTTTATCTGTTTTTCTTCATTAACCGAAGCATTCCCCTCGAAGAAACGGTATAAAAGTTCTTTGTTCACGCGTTAGTTTCTTTATCCTGTATATGTATAACAGTTCAGGAGTGAATTACCCTAACGGAAAATGTATTTTTTATTGAAAATAAAATAAAAAAAGCAACAAGTGAATGAAGTCTTTTAACGAAAAGCGAAGTTGGGCCAAGGCTTTTGACATATGAAATTCTATAGCTTTAGTGCTCAAATCCATTTGGTTGGCAATGTCTTTGTAGGATAAGCCCTGATATCGGTTTAAAATAAATACTTGGCGTGTTTTCTGGGGTAATTTGTTAAGGGTGGATTCTACAATTTTCTGTATTTCGTCTGAAAAAATGAAATCCGGATCGCAGGCCTGTAAGGTATTTATTCGTGTAGATAATAGCCATTCAGCGTGAGCGTTTATTTCTTTCTCGGCACGTTGACGCACCTGGAGGTGTTGTAAATAATTGATGCATTTATTTTTAATTATAGACAAAATGTAAGCATGAGGCTTTGTGTCCGGTAAAAGGTCTTCCTTGTTCTCCCAGTACGTTGTAAAAGCTTCCGATACAAAATCTTCTGCAACCTGTTTCTCTTTTACATATCCCCATGCGAAACGAATAAAACGATCATAATATTCGTTAAACAAATTATTGAAATGTTGTACGGAAGAGAAAGAATTCATCAGTCCTGAATTTATAAAGCAAAAATAGGCACAAAAAACTGTCTATTGAAATTATTTGATAAAAATATTGTTTAGGATCAGGCCAACAAATTCAAAGACAAGTCACTTTTCCGGTGTTTTTTCATCGGGATATTCTTGCCGGAATCCTTTCCAATAATCTTTTATTGTTGATTTCACTTCCCTGTGTAACACCAGTAGGCCGAAAAGATTGGGAATGGCCATAAACGCTACCGTGAGTAGCGACACGTTCCAGATGATAGTAGTATCGGTAAACGACGCAAAAAAGAAGGCGATCACGAAAACTATGCGGTAAATCAGTACATAATTGGCTCCGAAAAGATAAGTTACAGCCCTGTCTCCGTAATACGACCAGGCAATGGACGTGGAAAAGGCAAACAAAAGCAAGCCGATAGAAACGATGTATTTTCCAAAATCGCCGAAGAAGCTCTTGCTGAACGCGGCTGTTGTAAGCGGGGCACTGTGGATAAGTGAGTTCCCACGGAACGTTACATTATAGGGGGTGGTTGTCACTTTTCCATTTACAACATCGATCCGGCCCGTGAAAGGTTGCCCTGATTCCAGGACCACCACCTCACTGGCCAATGAACGAGCATGGATGATGGATACATTTTCCTGCAACTGACCGTCTTTAATGTCCAGCTTTCCGCTAAAAAGGGGAAGTCTGGCTGTCTGGTTGAGGTGATTCTCCAGACGCGAGACATCGGACGGTTTATTTTCACTGTAATGCGCTGTCAAGACTTCAATATCCGTTTTCTGAAACTGGTTGGGCAGTTTCTCTTTCCACACCCCAGATGACAACAATACCAGTCCCGTCAAGAAACATATAATGATCGTGTCGATAAAGGGTTCCAGAATAGCCACCATCCCTTCGGAAACGGGTTCATGCGCTTTGGCAGCAGCGTGGGCAATGGGTGCCGAGCCTTGTCCGGATTCGTTGGAAAACAACCCCCTGTTTACTCCCTGGTTGAAAGCAAAAGCAAATCCCGCACCTAAGAATCCTCCCGTAGCAGCTGTTCCCGTGAACAGGTCAAGAAAGATAGAGGCGAAGGAGGGGATTATATTCTGGTAATTAAACAAGATAACAGCTAATGCTCCCACAAAGTAAAAGATGGCCATAAACGGAACCAACCGTTCGGTAACCTTGGCAATCCGTTTGATCCCACCAATAATGATCAGGGCAAGGAAAAAAGCCATGATGGCTCCCGTAATGACGTGCTTGATGCCGAAAGTAGCGAAAACGGAGTTGGATATGCTGTTTATCTGCGGTAAACTTCCCGATCCAAAGGATGAAAGGACAGTTGCTACGGCAAAAAAGCCGCCCATCCAGTAACCGGTTTTTATCCGGTATCCGTTTTTTATGGAAATGTTAAGCCGTTTTTTCATGTAATACATCGGGCCTCCGGCTACCATGCCTTTTTCGTCGAAATCACGGTACTTATGAGACAGCGTTACCTCCACGAATTTCGTACACATCCCAAGAAAAGCCGTAAGCAGCATCCAGAAGATGGCGGCGGGCCCTCCCAGGTGAACGGCGAGAGCTACTCCTGCAATGTTTCCCGTTCCCACGGTTCCGGATAATGCTGTCGCCAGTGCCTGAAAATGGGAGGTGTCTCCTTTGTCTGTTGATTTATCGTACTTGCCTTTTACTATTTTAATGGCATGGCGGAAATACCTGATCTGGGGAAACCGGAGGTAAACAGTAAAAAAGGTACCCGTTCCCAACAGGAGAAAAATAAACCAGTAGTTTCCTCCGATGTAGTTATGCAGGGTAGTCAAGAAGTCGTTTATTTGTTGCATATGATAAGGTGGTTTTTAATAGCCATCTTTCGCGAGTATAATGTTACCCTGCTAACCGTCTTTCACGGCAACCGGTTTAGTGAGTGACGCCAAATGTTTCGCAAATATACATATTTCATTAAAAGACCGGCCAAAAGACTTAAGAAAATATAAAGAAATTTAGGATCATTATAAACCAAAGTTTTTATCTTTGCAAGAGTAATCGTACTTGTATTTTTCCTTGCTTGCAAAATGAAGACCTTTGTTAAAATCCTGATGTTGATTGCACTTACAAGTGTAATATATTGCTGTTCTTCGCTTTATCGTCTTCCTGTTTCTACGGAAATTCCCGTTAATAACCAGTCGTATCAGGTTGATTATTTGTTCGAGCACGATGGCTGTAAGGTTTATAGGTTTTACGACAGGGGGCAGTACGTGTATTTTACCAATTGCCAGGGAGAGGTGACAAGCATAAAAAACGATTCCACAGCTGCCAGAGTGACTAATTCGGTAAGGATTACATACGATGATTATGACAAAACACGAAAAAATTAACAAAACATAATGGAGAAACAACAACCGGAAAGACTGAAATCATTGGATGCCCTTCGCGGGTTTGATATGTTCTGGATCATGGGTGCGGAGGAGATTTTTGTTTTGCTTGGATCGCTGACCGGCCTCCCTGCATTACAATGGTGGGCCAACCAAATGACACATGTGGAATGGCACGGATTTCATGCATACGATATGATTTTCCCGTTGTTTCTGTTTATTGCCGGGGTTTCTTTTCCGTTTTCGGCTAAGAAACGCTTGAGTATCGATGGGGGACGGAAGTCGCTTTACAGGCATGTCTTTAAAAGGGGATTGCTTTTGGTCTTGATCGGGGTTATTTACAACAACGGATTGAATTTTGATGTGGCAAATATGCGCTACGCGAGCGTGCTTGGCCGGATCGGGTTAGCCTGGATGTTTGCCGCACTGCTGTTTATGAACACTAAAAATGCGAGAATCCGGTTGCTGTGGCTTAGCGGGATCCTGATTTCCTATTGGTTGTTGTTTGTGTTTTTTAAAGCGCCCGACCTGGGGGATCCCGATCATTACTCCATGAGAGGAAATATTTCCAGTTATATCGACCGGATTTTATTGCCGGGTAGGTTTTGTTGTTATGAAATAGGAGACAACGAAGGGCTGTTGCCGACCGTTGCAGCTATTGGTACGGCGCTTCTGGGTATGCTTACCGGAGAGTTCTTGATGACTAAGCTGAAACCTACAAAGAAAGTATTATACCTTGCAACAGCAGCTGTTCTATTGATGATTGTAGGACAGGTATGGAACCTCGTTTTCCCTATTAACAAGAACCTGTGGTCAAGTTCATTCGTTTGCTGGGTAGGCGGATTGAGTATGCTGCTGCTCGCAATTTTCTACCTGGTTATCGATGTGTGGAAATTTCAGAAATGGGCGTTTTTCTTTGTAGTTATAGGGATGAACCCCATAACCATCTATCTGGCAAACCGGATAATAGGATGGGACAGTGCAAATAGATTTTTCTTTGGCGGGCTTGCCGGGCTGTTGCCCGAAGCATGGGCCCCGTTTATCATGGCTATCGGTTACGTGACTATCGGTTGGGTATTCTTATACATACTTTATAAAAAGAAAGTTTTTTTGAAGGTTTAACAGGATCGATCTCTTATGAAACAACTAAAATCGTTGTTGGCAACAGGAGCCCTTTCTTTGGGAGGAATTGTTTTTGCTCAACCAAAACCCAACGTAGTTTTTATTATTACCGACGACCTCGGTTACGGTGATTTAAGCTGTTTCGGGCAGGAGAAATTCCTGACACCGAACATTGACCGGCTGGCGCTTAACGGAACTCGGTTTACGCGGAGCTATTCCGGTACAACCGTAAGTGCTCCCTCGCGTGCCAGCCTGATGAGCGGATTGCATACCGGTCATGCGTCTATCCGTGGAAACAAAGAGATGGATCCGGAGGGTCAATTCCCGTTACCGGAAAATACTTATACGCTTTTTCATCTGTTTAAAAATGCCGGCTACAAAACCGGCGCTTTTGGAAAATGGGGACTGGGATATCCCGGATCAACCGGTGATCCAATCCATCAGGGAGTGGATGAGTTTTTCGGTTATAACTGTCAGCGATTGGCCCACAACTACTATCCCGGCCATCTGTGGCGCAATCAAAAAAGAATAGAGTTGCCCGAGAACGATAACGGACGATCCGGAGCTTATGCGCAAGACCTCATACAAAAAGAAATACTGAGTTTTATCAGTAACAATAAAGGCAACCCGTTCTTTCTTTATGCTCCCATAGTGCTTCCACATGCGGAACTGATCGTTCCCGAAGACTCCATTATTCAACAGTTTCGTGGAAAATTTCCGGAAACACCTTATAGGGGGATAGATGATGGTCCTTCGTTCCGGAAAGGGGGATATGCTTCACAGGAACATCCCCGTGCTACTCACGCGGCTATGGTAAAGCGAATTGATGTGTATGTGGGGCAGATTATTGAAAGACTCAAAGCCGAAGGTATTTACGAAAATACATTGATCGTTTTTACGAGTGATAACGGCCCACATCGCGAAGGTGGGGGAGATCCCGATTTTTTCAATAGCAACGGCATCTACCGCGGATACAAACGCGATTTGTACGAAGGAGGAGTCCGTGTGCCGACTGTTGTTTCGTGGAAAGGCCATGTGGCGGCCGGAGAAGAAAACAGCTTTGCCTTCGCTTTTTGGGATTACATGCCCACTTTTGCCGAACTGTTGGGTGTGGAATACCCAAAACCTACTGATGGGGTGAGTGTTCTTCCTACGTTTCTGAATAGAGACGGACAGAAAAGCCGCGATTTCTTCTATTTCGAGTTTCTGGAAATGGATGGAAAGCAGGCCGTCA
This portion of the Petrimonas sulfuriphila genome encodes:
- a CDS encoding TonB-dependent receptor; protein product: MKKNYSLGNHLTEKVPIKHFLLIMRTTFILLFTCIFCSMAEMSYTQNARVTINKRNVTLKEVLNEIEKQTDYLFIYSDEVDTNEKVSVKSKQQAVSNVLHALLKNKDVNYALEGNHILLSKRAEGVAEGLADAQQQKRKITGTVVDNAGIPVIGANILEVGTTNGNITDIDGNFSLTVANDAVITITYIGYLNQTIQTAGKSNFNIILMEDTQALDEVVVIGYGTAKKKDLTGAISAVDGSIVSSQSVSTVSRALEGAVAGLQVSSVDGQPGMDMGIRVRGVGSANLNSSVALVVIDGVPAQSDNPLSTINPNDIQSITVLKDAASTALYGSRGANGVVLVTTKRGKSGKTNISFSAKAGFNSVGPFDLGKIDNAKDFYEFAWKSIYNSYRYGVNGTGQPQNWTTNVNNPNYSHEQAAEFASQHLFNYINKESTFGTNRFGNYMAYRVPGAVYVDETNVSGIPAKTMTGAYLVGTDGRLNPQAELLYNDTFDKVLLNENFRQEYNISANGGTDKVDYYVSLGYLSDPSYISNSKFDRFSGRSTINSQLFKWLKVGANVGFSRTSTDKMGTTWGRNAGSNQGNVFRFINGFAPIVPVYAYNEDGSYRTHPEDGTIYNSTAGSTYSPIGETGALYGSTNIAYAMENDKWQDVADMLTTRSYAEISFLNDFKFLVNFSFDKNNISQVRYANSVTGAAKDQGGIYRRLTNQTIINTQEILTYNKDFDKHHVDAMAAHEFNDWRNEGINWGSSYELIPGFLGSGNFVGRYVNARGFGGPGYGDDIERMESYLGRANYIYDEKYYLSTSIRRDGSSKFKKNRWGTFWSLGAGWRVTSEPFMMGTKNWLDNLKLRTSYGVIGNSNAIGRYSGYRTWGYGARYTETSAGTGTPNAYTMSVGGFVNDALTWENTKTFDVGIDFSLFNRVHGTVDYYNRLTDNTFYNQQVNYMAVGQESLQSNSAALQNNGFEVELGVDIIRRKDFSWTISTNGTHYATTLKDVPAGSIPEYTPGLPPYTYEANGEGWSASGAGNAASGQYYLRGVGRDWYNLWIYKYGGVDQETGLPLFYHKVSEKDVTDGKYPGAKVGDDVKTKNYNEASKYEVGSAIPTWIGGFSTTINYKGFDLSAMAAYQLGGKYYSVEYGNGLYRSSYYLRYNIGVLSEELINNTWTPENKNAKFPMQWYGADNYDGSTFGSWKYTDMALFSASYLRLKNITLGYTLPGKLLSNYQISKLRLFVSADNMFMISAAKGVDPSMSLTGGMEVGAYTYPTMQTVSFGVNVEL
- a CDS encoding FecR family protein, with protein sequence MNKELLYRFFEGNASVNEEKQIKQWLDASEANHRVFFQERKVYDAILLTTRGTSLKQKRKVLLSPWATGAAAAIALLLIVSGLYLLIGKDSTGPYNTLFVPPGQRINLILADNSNVWLNSNTEFRYPSSFSKKNRTVYLNGEAYFDVSKNEKKPFIVKTGQGDVRVTGTSFNVEAYSRFNSFETSLFEGGVEIYKNEVKLAALKPNEKAVLSNNGLLVVSKIEDTDEYLWRNGLIAFNNKQLEEILLSLEKYFDIKIQIDSKKLPQHTYTGKFRQSDGVDYALRVLQRSIRFTYERNEETGTIYIR
- a CDS encoding RNA polymerase sigma-70 factor; its protein translation is MNSFSSVQHFNNLFNEYYDRFIRFAWGYVKEKQVAEDFVSEAFTTYWENKEDLLPDTKPHAYILSIIKNKCINYLQHLQVRQRAEKEINAHAEWLLSTRINTLQACDPDFIFSDEIQKIVESTLNKLPQKTRQVFILNRYQGLSYKDIANQMDLSTKAIEFHMSKALAQLRFSLKDFIHLLLFLFYFQ
- a CDS encoding sodium:alanine symporter family protein, with translation MQQINDFLTTLHNYIGGNYWFIFLLLGTGTFFTVYLRFPQIRYFRHAIKIVKGKYDKSTDKGDTSHFQALATALSGTVGTGNIAGVALAVHLGGPAAIFWMLLTAFLGMCTKFVEVTLSHKYRDFDEKGMVAGGPMYYMKKRLNISIKNGYRIKTGYWMGGFFAVATVLSSFGSGSLPQINSISNSVFATFGIKHVITGAIMAFFLALIIIGGIKRIAKVTERLVPFMAIFYFVGALAVILFNYQNIIPSFASIFLDLFTGTAATGGFLGAGFAFAFNQGVNRGLFSNESGQGSAPIAHAAAKAHEPVSEGMVAILEPFIDTIIICFLTGLVLLSSGVWKEKLPNQFQKTDIEVLTAHYSENKPSDVSRLENHLNQTARLPLFSGKLDIKDGQLQENVSIIHARSLASEVVVLESGQPFTGRIDVVNGKVTTTPYNVTFRGNSLIHSAPLTTAAFSKSFFGDFGKYIVSIGLLLFAFSTSIAWSYYGDRAVTYLFGANYVLIYRIVFVIAFFFASFTDTTIIWNVSLLTVAFMAIPNLFGLLVLHREVKSTIKDYWKGFRQEYPDEKTPEK
- a CDS encoding DUF4884 domain-containing protein; the encoded protein is MLIALTSVIYCCSSLYRLPVSTEIPVNNQSYQVDYLFEHDGCKVYRFYDRGQYVYFTNCQGEVTSIKNDSTAARVTNSVRITYDDYDKTRKN
- a CDS encoding DUF5009 domain-containing protein produces the protein MEKQQPERLKSLDALRGFDMFWIMGAEEIFVLLGSLTGLPALQWWANQMTHVEWHGFHAYDMIFPLFLFIAGVSFPFSAKKRLSIDGGRKSLYRHVFKRGLLLVLIGVIYNNGLNFDVANMRYASVLGRIGLAWMFAALLFMNTKNARIRLLWLSGILISYWLLFVFFKAPDLGDPDHYSMRGNISSYIDRILLPGRFCCYEIGDNEGLLPTVAAIGTALLGMLTGEFLMTKLKPTKKVLYLATAAVLLMIVGQVWNLVFPINKNLWSSSFVCWVGGLSMLLLAIFYLVIDVWKFQKWAFFFVVIGMNPITIYLANRIIGWDSANRFFFGGLAGLLPEAWAPFIMAIGYVTIGWVFLYILYKKKVFLKV
- a CDS encoding arylsulfatase, producing the protein MKQLKSLLATGALSLGGIVFAQPKPNVVFIITDDLGYGDLSCFGQEKFLTPNIDRLALNGTRFTRSYSGTTVSAPSRASLMSGLHTGHASIRGNKEMDPEGQFPLPENTYTLFHLFKNAGYKTGAFGKWGLGYPGSTGDPIHQGVDEFFGYNCQRLAHNYYPGHLWRNQKRIELPENDNGRSGAYAQDLIQKEILSFISNNKGNPFFLYAPIVLPHAELIVPEDSIIQQFRGKFPETPYRGIDDGPSFRKGGYASQEHPRATHAAMVKRIDVYVGQIIERLKAEGIYENTLIVFTSDNGPHREGGGDPDFFNSNGIYRGYKRDLYEGGVRVPTVVSWKGHVAAGEENSFAFAFWDYMPTFAELLGVEYPKPTDGVSVLPTFLNRDGQKSRDFFYFEFLEMDGKQAVIQSDWKLIHQSIRKNPTFELYNLASDPSENHNIISLYPEKAEELRKIMQCARTDDRAWKLYND